Below is a genomic region from Mesorhizobium sp. NZP2298.
CGAGCGCCCTGAGGACAAGCCTGTGCCAGATCTTGAGGATGAAGGTTTCCGGCCACCAGCCGGTCTTCATCGACAGGATCTGCAGCGGCACCAGGACCAGCGAACCGGCGACGACAAGGCCCAGGGCCAGGAAAATCCTGATTTTTCCGATCATGCTGTCCTGATCCTGCCATTACAGCGCCGCGCGTTCTCTTGGACGCGCAAAGGACGCCGTAATGCTTTAATTTCGACGCACGATCCTTTCCGAAAATCGGAACCGATTTTCGGGGTCATGCGGCGTCTGGCTAGCGAAGATCGCGGCGCATGACAAGCGCGCCGGTCGGCCCGCGATCGGGCGACTTGTAATAGTCCGGGCGCTTGCCGACTTCGCGGAAGCCCAGCCGACGGTACAGGGCGATCGCGGCGACGTTGGTCTCGTCTACCTCCAGGAACAGCGCTTCGGCGCGTTGCACATGCAGTTCGCGCAACACGGCGTCCATCAACTGCCAGCCCAATCCCTGGCGGCGATGGGATCGCGCCACCGCGACAGTCAGGATCTCGCCCTCGCCGGCGGCCAGCCGGGCCAGCACGAAGCCGACGGGTGGCTTGGCACCCTGCCCGGTTTCGCGCGCGGCATAACCGAACACGGTGTCCTGTCCGAGCAAAGCGGCGAACTCGCCATCGGTCCACGGGCGGACAAAGTCCTCGCGATGCAGCAACGAGACCGCAGGGCTGTCGGTGATCCTGAGCGGTTCGAGTGCATAGTCCCGGCGCCGCGGCTGTAAGAAAGGTATGCGCATTAATTTTGTTGCCTTGAAAGAATAAATCCGGCTTGCGGCTTTGCATCGGCGCCGCGCAGGTAAAGTGGTTTTGGCCTTTCACCCTCGCCTTTGGCGACGGCGAGACGGGCGTATGTGATGATGTCGGCGGTGGCCGTCCGAGGCCCGATGTCGGAAATCCGACCCGCCGATGCGGCGATCTGCACCGCCGCGGTGCCGGCAAGCACCGCAAGGTTCTCCACCGCCAGGGCAGTGGCTTCCGACAATGTGGTCACCGCTGGACCGTAAGCCAAACCTGACATTTCGTCGTAGAGCGCGGCATGGATTTCCTCGCGACCGGCATCAAGCGCCGCCAGCACGGCACGGCCGGGAAATGCCGCTGCCGCCTCGGCGGCCAGTGCCTCGAGCGTCGTCACCCCGATCGCCGGGATTTTCAGCGCCAGCGCCAGGCCGCGCGCGGTCGACACGCCGACGCGCAGACCGGTGAAGGACCCTGGGCCGACAGAGACGGCAATGGCGCCAAGGCCGGGATAGTCGGTCGCGCCCGCCTTCAGCGCCTCGGCGATGACGGCCATCAGGTGCTCGGCATGGCCCTTGCCGAGATCGAGCACCACGCGGCCAAGCTCCCGCCCGGCCGCCGCGTCGTAGACGCAGGCGGCGCAGAGGCTGGCGGCACAGTCGATGGCAAGCACTTTCATGAAACGACCGGTTCCGAAAAACAACTTCCCTGTGCCCGCCAAGGCGCGCCACCGCAAGCATAATTTGTCAAGCGGCTTCGCTTCCGCCAGGGCGCCGTCAAACCTGTTCGATGCGCAGCATGTGGTTGTCCCAGACATAGTCCGGTTCCGACCGTGTCACGCCGCTGCCCTCGATGATCTCGCCGGCGCCGGTGGTTGCCATGAAGCCAGATCCGTCCGGCGCCAGGCCGCAGACCTCGACCAGCGCACTGGTCGAGACCACCCTGCCGCTCGCCACGTCGATCACGGCAAGCGAATTGCCTTCCGGCGACGAGACGGCGACGGTGCCGGCTAAAGGATTGGCGGCGACCGAGCCTATGTAGTTGCGAAAGCCGGACAGCACGTCCGGCGACATGTCGAGCAACTGCAAATCCTTGCCGCGCGCGGCGCGACCAACCAGCAGCGGACGATCGGTGCCCGGCCCCCTATACTGACAGCCGAACCAGATGGTGCCGGCCTGGTCGGTGTCCATATGGCGGATCGACAGTTGGTGCAAGGAAGCCGCCAATTCATGCTTCTCGATCAGGTCGCCGGTGACACGATCGATCAGCACGTAGGACGGCTTCATGGTGGCGATGTTGAGTTCCGCGCGGCCATAATCGGGATGGGTCTCGATGCCGCCATTGGCGACCGCGATCGTCCTGCCATCGCCCAGCAGCAGAAGCTCGTGCGGACCCATGCCGTAAGTCGGGAATTCACCGATGCGGATGAACTTCGCCCGCGCGTCGTAGATGCCGACGACGCCGGCGGCGTTGTCGAAGTCGTTCTCGGTGGCATAGAGCAGGGCGCCGTCGGGCGAGAACACCCCATGGCCGAAGAAATGCCGGCCGGTGACGCTGGCGATGGTCAGCGGGGCGTCGCGCCCGCTGTGATCGAAAACCACGGCGAAGGTGCCGGGCTGGCGGGCGAAGACCACCGAGCGCTTCGAGATGGGATCGAAAGTGACATCATGGCCGCGATCGGGCAGGTCGATCGCATGCAGCACCTTGCCGGCCTCGGACAGGACGGCGGCGCCAAAACTGCCGTCACGCTTGACGAAAGCGGTGGCGAAGACGGCGTCGGCAGCGAGCGTCCTTGCCCAGGCGGACGGCGTCATCGCAACGGCAAAGCCGATGCCCGCGGCTCTCAGGAAATCCCGACGATCGATCAGCGGCGTTTTCAAGGATCAATCTCCATCGAGCGACGAAAAGCCTGCGGTCAGGCCGAATTCGGCGGTCAGCCGGGTACCGATCAGGGTCGAGAGGCTGGAGGTGATCAGGGCGAAATGCTCGAGTTTTTCGCGCAGTGCCGGGTCCGCGAGCGCCTTGTCGATCGGACCCGAGACGGATTTCGCGGTGGCGACACCGTTGACCAGCTGGATATGGATCGACTCCGCTATCCAGCGCGCATCGGGCGACAGCGCATCGCCAAGTTTGGAGGCCTGGAACAGCGCATCGATGCCGGCGAGATTTCCCGCCAGCGAATTGGTGGTGTTTTGCGAACGCCAGTAGATCGCCTGCTTCGGCTTGTCCGCCTCGGGCTTGCCGCCAAGGAAACCTTTCAGGCGGACATCCCGGACCATCTCCAGCTCGTTGATGAAGACACCGACCAGTTCGGTCACCGCTTCGTTGCCGTCGCGGTAGAGCGCGTTCTGCGGCCCGGGATTGGACCAGAGTGCGGCAAAACCGTCCGGCTTGTTCCAGGCTGCGCTAACCTCGCCAGCCATGGTTTCGATATTGCCGGCAACCGCCGCTCCATAGGCGCAGCGATAGGGATCATCCTTACCCGTCAGCGCATCGGCGCCGTCGCCGAAAAGCACGAACTCCAGCGCGCCGAGCCCCTGCATGGCGACGCTCTTGCCGGCAAGCTGTGCCGGATCGGTGGCCGCCGGATCCTTGTCCGACAAGGCCGCCTGCACCTGTTTGAGGCCGATGCTCTTGCGGTCCGGCCAGAACAGCATGCGCTCCAGACGATTGTTCTCCTTGATCGGTCCAAAACCGATGATCTCGGCAGATGACCAGGCATGGACCGTGGCGGAAAACTCGGTCCGCGCCGCGTCGAGCTCGCCTTGAGAAGGCGCCTTGCAGAGCTTTTGCATCGCCTTCGTCAAGGTTTCGGCATGCTGGTGCAAATCGGCATAGGCCGGGCGGACGAAGCCGTCGATCGCCTGCTGGATGATGTCGGAGGCCTTCACCGCCGCCGATGCCGGGAAAACGCCCAGCAGAACCAGCGGAAGAACGAGAACCAGCGCGGAACGCTTCAGCATCAAAGTGACTCCAGGAATTTGAGCAGCGCATCGCGCTCGGCCGCATTGGCGGCGGTGAAGCGGTCGCGCGCCTTCTGCGCCTCGCCACCATGCCACAGGATCGCCTCGGTCAGGCTGCGCGCGCGCCCATCATGCAGAAAGAAGGAATTGCCGTTGACGGTCTCGGTGAGGCCGATGCCCCACAGCGGCGGGGTGCGCCATTCACTGCCCGTCGCATCGCCTACCGCCTGGCCGTCAGCCAGGCCAGGACCCATGTCGTGCAGCAGGAAGTCGGAATAGGGCCAGACCAGCTGGAAGGCCTGCGCCTTGTTGGGCGCATCGCGGCGGGTGACGAATTTCGGCGTGTGACAGGAAACGCAGCCGATTGCATAGAAGACCTTCTTGCCGGCGAGCACATCAGGCGCAGCGAGATCGCGGCGTGCCGGCACGGCCAGGTTCTGCGAATAGAAGGTGACGAGATCCATCACCGGCGTCGGCGCCTCGACCGGACCGAGGCGCGCCTGCACGCCATTCGGCATTGCGAGGCATTCTGCCTGCGCCGCGGTGCAGTCGCCCCAATGTCTTGGTTCTTCCGGCGTCGAAATGCCGATGTCGCCGGCAAAGGCATCCGCGGCCTGCTGCCGGATCGATGCGGTCTGCGCCTTCCAGCCGAAACGGCCAAGCGTCAACTCGCCGCTCGGACCGTCGAGCACGATGTTGGGCCTGCCGGAAATGCCGTCATTGTCGCGGTCGTCCGGATCGGCGTGGGACAGAATGTCCGCCGGCGCGATCTGCTCGATCAAGCCAAGGCCGATCATCGGCGGCGTCAGACGCGGCGACAGCGTGGTATGCGGATCGAGCGGCCCATAGGCGAGATCGGTGACGGAATAATCGGGCTTGCGCAGGGAAACCACGGTGCCATCCGTCAGTTCCACCTTACGTTCCTGATAGTCGACGCGCATCCGGCCTTCGCCGCGCAGGCCGGGCACCGCCAGCTCCTGCAACTGCGTGCCGTAGACCGGGTCGGGAAAATTGAGCCGTTGGCGGTTGGCGATCGCCGCTTTTTCCTCGGCGCTGCCGGCGTCCCGCGCCAGGCGCAGGAACATCGAGGTGGTGCCGGTATCGCCTTGCGGCGGACGACCGCGGCCGTCCTTCAGATGGCAGTTCTGGCAGGCGCGCTCGTTGAACAGCGGACCAAGCCCGTCCGACGCCTGCGTCGAGGATGGCGACGAGACCCAGTTCTTGCGGAACAAGGCGTTGCCGAGCTTGAAAGTGCCCTCTTCCTCGAAGGTGATGTTGGCCGAGGATTGCGAGAAGGCGTCGCGGCTGACGTCCTTCTCGGACGTGCCGGCGCCACCTTGCATCAGCTCGAACGGCTCGGGTTTGGAGAAATCCGTGGTCGGCCTGGTGACGGCGGTGACCCGCGTCTGATCCCGGACATCGAGGTCGCCGCGCGTGGTGGCAAGGCCGGCTGGCTGAAGGTCACCCGCAATCGCGGACGATGTTAGTGCCAGGACAAGAATGGTAGAGCGCCGACAAGCCGGTCCGGCTGGTCTTTTCGGGAGAAGCGGCGAGCCGGCGGCCCGCCGCGAGCGGCGCAGGAATTCTAAGAGGCGCCGCATTCCCGCATGCCTTTACTCCGCCTCGTTGGCCGAGTCGGCGTTGAGCTGGCCGTACTTCTCCTCGCCGATCGAGGCGAGCAGGTCGAGCTGCGTCTCGAGAAAGTCGATGTGACCTTCCTCGTCGGCCAGCAGATCCTCGAACAGTTTCATCGTTACGTAATCGCCCACCTCGTGGCAGATCTCGCGCGAACGCTTGTAGGCAGTGCGCGCGTCATATTCGCCGGCGAGGTCGGATTCGAGCACTTCCTTGACGTTCTGCCCGATGCGCAGCGGCGCCACGGACTGCAGGTTCGGATGGCCTTCAAGGAAGATGATGCGCGCGATGAGCTTGTCGGCGTGGTGCATCTCCTCGATCGATTCGGCCCGCTCCTTCTTTGCCAGCTTGGTGTATCCCCAATCCTCCAGCAGACGGAAATGCACCCAATATTGGTTGACGGCTCCAAGCTCCAGAAAAAGAGCCTCGTTAAGCCGCTCGATGATCTGACTTTCGCCCTTCATGGGTTCTGCTCCCGTATTGGATGCGCAGGCCTCTGACGCGATCCAGATGTGAAACGACATCCACGCCGCTCGCCTCCGAGCGGGCGTGGTAATTTTCGGTGACCCGAATGATCGTTTCCACCACATTTGGGAAGCAGCCGCAACAGCGACCGCGCTTTTGCATCGAGTGATAGATCTTTGCCGGCACGATAAGTTGCCAAGGGTCCTGGTCCAGCAGCCCGATGATCGTCTGCTCGATCTCCCTCTCCGTGATGATATTGCAATGGCAGATCAGCATTTACAGTGCTCGGATGGCTGACGGCGCCTTCCGCGCCGTGTGGCTTGATTGGTCCCGGAGCCCTTTCCGGAGCCAATTGTCAGGCTCCGGAACCACGCACCAGGTTCGGTCTTACTTGAACACCTTGTCGGGCGCGTCGAGGCTGTCGGACCCTTCGAAGGCGATGGCGTTGAGTTTCAGCGAGCCAACGGCACGTTCGATCGACTTGGTCTGGTCGACCAACGCGTCGATCGCCGCCTGCACGGTGGCGTTGCCTTCCTTGTTTCCTTCAGCGATCTGCTGGTCATAGGCCTCACCGGCCTCGGCCCGCGTCTTGATCGCCTCCATCTTGGCGACGGTCACATCGAGCTTGTCGGACAGTTCCTTGTCGATCGCCGGATCGGCAGCCTTGACCATGTCATGCACCGAAGGCCCGGAAACGACAGTGCCGTCGAGCCTGGTATAGCTGGCGACGTAGGCAGCACGGATGCCGATCGCGTCATAGAGATGCGAATTGTAGGTGTTGTCGGAGAAGCAGTCGTGCTCCTCCTCCGGGTCGTGCAGCAGCAGGCCGAGCTTCATGCGCTCACCGGCCAGTTCACCATAGGACAGCGAGCCCATGCCGGTGAAGATGACCGAGATCGCGGTGTTCGGCTCTTCATCGATGAGGGCCTTGCGCGCGGCGCCGTCCTCCTTCCAGTTGCCGACCATTTCCTGCAGGTCCGAAACCAGAAGCGTGCTGGCCGACTTCAAATACTCGGCACGGCGGTCGCAATTGCCGCCGGTGCAGTTCTTGAGATCGTAGTCGGTGTAGGGGCGTTCGCCGGCGCCCGGGCCGGTGCCGTGCAGATCCTGGCCCCAGAGCAGGAATTCGATGGCATGATAGCCGGTGGCGACATTGGCCTCGATGCCGCCGGCCTCCTGCAGCGTGCCGGACAGGAATTCCGGCGACAGTTTCGAGGCATCGACCTTCTTGCCGTTGATCTCGATTTCCTTGTTGGCGATCACATTGGCGGTATAGAGCGAATTCGCATCCGATTCGGTGCCGTAGCTCTTGGCGACATAATCGATCAGGCCTTCGTCCAGCGGCCAGGAATTGACCTTGCCTTCCCAATCGTCGACGATCTTGTTGCCGAAGCGGTAGACCTCGGTCTGCTGGTAAGGCACGCGCGATGCCTTCCAGGCGTCGCGAGCGGCCTTGAGCGTGTCAGCGGACGGATTGGCAAGCAGCGCGTCGACCGCCTTGTCGAGGGCCTGGGCCGTGGTCAGCGAATCCTCATACTTGGCAAGCGCGATGTCTGAATAGGTCTTGATGACCGATTTCGCATCGGTTTCCGCCTTGGCCGGCAGCACAAACACCGCCGCCGTCAGCAGTGCCGTGGCGCCAATCGCTGCAAGCCTGCCGCCATATCGTGCTGTCATTATCGCTCTCCAGTTTTTTGGAAATTCTATAAACGGCGCGTGCGGCAGCCGGCGCCAGGCCATGTCGATGCCGTGGGGCGCAAGACTTGCCACGCGATCGCGCGGTTCGGGGAAGAAAGACACCAAAATGCCTCCAATCGAACGGGTTCAAGGCCCAGACATCAAAGGGATGCGCTAACGCGCAGGCTTCCATAAAGCTTCGACGTCCATGGAAGTCAACGAAAATCGTCTGGAAAAGCCAATTGAAACAATAGTTTAGAATTATTCTAAACTACGAATGTCAACTTTACGCCTCGACTGTACCGGCTTTACCGCCGAACTGTACGATTGACAGCCGTCATCCCGGGTGCGACCCGCAAACGCTCTCTTGCGGCGGCGCCAGACAATTGCCACTTGGCCAGACGCCCTAGGATCGAATCGGGATCGGAATGCGATGAAGAACGGTGTGGTCATTGTCGGTGCGGGTCATGCGGGCGTGCAGGCGGCCGCCAGTCTGCGCGAGGACGGCTATGACGGGCCGGTGATCCTCGTCGGCGACGAGAACGAGTTGCCTTACCACAAACCGCCGCTGTCGAAGACCTTCATCAAGGATGCCGAGGCCAAGCCGCAACCCTTGCGTGGCGAGGCCTTTTATACCGGCAACGCGATCGACTACCGGCCGGGCACCCGGATCGAGCGTATCGATGCCGGCCGCCGCAGCCTGGAGATATCAGGCGGCGGCGAACTTGCCTTTGACCATCTGATCCTGGCGACCGGGTCGCGCCCGCGCGTCCTGCCGCTGCCGGGCTCGGACCTGTCCGGCGTTTTGTCGTTGCGTTCGCTGGCCGACGCACGGCTGATCCGGGAGATCAGCGCAAGCAGCGAGGATGTCGTCATCCTTGGCGGCGGTTTTATCGGACTGGAGATCGCCGCGACGCTGCGCGCGGCCGGCCGCACGGTGACCGTGGTGGAAGCGGTCGACCGGCTGCTTGGCCGCGCGGTGGCGCCCGTGGTGGCCAGCCATGTCCGCCAGCGGCTGGAGGCGACCGGCGTACGCATCCTGACCGGCACCTCGATTTCAAGGCTCGAAGGCGAAAACGGCCATGTCGTGGCCGCGATCACCTCGTCAGGCGAAAGGCTGCCGGCGCGCATGGTCATCGTCGGCATCGGCGCAGTGCCAAATGTCGAGCTGGCGCAGGAAGCCGGCCTTGCCATCGCCAACGGCATCCGCGTCGACCACCAGATGCGCAGTTCGGTGCCGGAGATCCTGGCCGTCGGCGACGCCGCCTCCTACCGGCACTGGTTCACCGGCGGCGACGTACGGCTGGAATCGGTACAGAACGCCACCGACCAGGCGCGGCTCGCGGCCCGCACGATCACCGGTCACGCGGACGCCTATTCGGCGGTGCCATGGTTCTGGTCCGATATTGGCGACATGAAGCTGCAGATGGTCGGGTTGACCGCCGGCGGCGACAGCCATGTCGTGCTGGGCGACCTGCCCGACAACAAGTTTTCCATCTATCACTATGCCGGCGACCGGCTGCTCGGCATCGAATCCGTCAACCGCCCCGGCGACCACATGCTTGGCCGCAAGATGCTCGGTGCCGGCTTCTCGCCGACGCCGCAAACGGTCGCCATGGGTCCCGAGGGGCTCAAGGCGGCATTGGCCGCGTTTCAGCAGGACGAGCCGGCAAGGGCCGCGGGCTAGATGCCTCCCCTTGTGGGGAGGGTCGCTGCAAAGCAGCGGGGTGGGGTCAGCGCCAAGCCCCCCACCCGGACCTTCGGTCCGACCTCCCCACGAGGGGGAGGTAGAACGCTCAGGCAACGCAGACTTCGCGGATCGAGCTTTCCAGGATGTCGAGGGCTTCGTTCATGACCTCGTCCTGGATGGTGATAGGCGCCAGGAAGCGGATCACGTTGCCGTAGACGCCGCAGGTCAGCAGGATCAGGCCTTTGTCGAGTGCCTTCAGCCGGATGGCGTTGGCGATCTCCGCCGAGGGCAGGCCCTTCTTGACGTCGTTGAACTCGACCGCGTTCATGAAGCCGAGGCCCCTGATATCGACGATCTCGGGCACGTCGTCGCGAATCGACTGCAGGCGCTGCTTCAGCCGCGCGCCAAGCGTGTTGGCGCGGTCGCACAGCTTTTCGTCCTCGATCACGTCAAGCACGGCGTGAGCCGCGGCGACGCCGATCGGGCTGCCGCCATAGGTGCCGCCGAGGCCACCAGGGCCGGGCGCATCCATGATCTCGGCGCGGCCGGTGACCGCCGACAGCGGGAAGCCGCCGGCGAGACTCTTGGCCATGGTGGTGATGTCGGCAGCGACCTCATGATGATCCATCGCAAACATCTTGCCGGTACGGGCGAAGCCCGTCTGCACTTCGTCAGCGATCAGAAGCATGCCGTGCTGGTCGCAGAGCTTGCGCAGAGCGGTCAGGAGTTCACGGGGCGCGTCGTAGAAGCCGCCCTCACCCTGGACAGGCTCGATGATGATCGCGGCGACGCGGGCCGGATCGACGTCGGCCTTGAACAGCTTGTCGAGCGCGGCAAGCGAATCGGCGACCGAGACACCATGCAGCGCCACTGGGAACGGCACATGGTAGACGTCGCCCGGCATGGCGCCGAAACCGACCTTGTAGGGAACGACCTTGCCGGTCAGCGCCATGCCCATGAAGGTGCGGCCATGGAAGCCGCCGCCAAAGGCGATGACGGCCTGGCGGCCGGTGGCGTTGCGGGCGATCTTGATGGCATTTTCGACCGCCTCGGCGCCGGTGGTGACGAAAATGGTCTTCTTCTCGAACTTGCCGGGCAGCATGGCGTTCAGCCGCTCGGCCAGCCTGACATAGCTCTCATACGGCACGACCTGGTGGCAGGTGTGGGTGAAGCGGTCGAGCTGCGCCTTGACCGCCTCGATCACCCTGGGGTGGCGGTGGCCGGTGTTGACGACGGCGATGCCGGAGGAGAAGTCGATGTAGCGGCGGCCCTCGACATCCCAGATCTCCGAGTTTTCAGCCCGGTCGGCGTAGATTTGCGTGGTCATGCCGACGCCGCGCGAGATCGACTGGTTCTTGCGTTCGGAAATGGCTGAATTCTTCATGATATCCCTCATCGGGCCGGCGCCCATTCTCGTTGATCAGATGTCTTCTGACCTTATTTCATGTTTTCCTCAAGTCGGCACCACCGGATGGCGATTGGGCCTGCGACGAGCAGATCTCCGCCCTTAACCAGTCGGGCGATACAGGTACGAGAACGGTTTCCTTTTTCGGGGGATCGATTATCCTCCGGATATCGGCGAGGCATCGCTGTCAGCGAGCAGCCCGCGGCTGGGGGAGCCCATGAGCAGGAACGCGACATCGTCCGTCTCGCCGCCATCCGTCAAAACCTCCAGCCTCTTGTCTTTTCCCTCGGCAGTCTGCGTCTGCGCAGCCGCCCTGCTGCTGGCCAGTTGCCAGAAGCAGGAAGCGGCGGCCAGGAAACTGCCGGTCATGGTGCGCGCGGAAACGGTGGCGATGGCCGACTACGCACCGAGGACCTCGCTGACCGGGGTGATCGCGGCGCGCACGCTGAACAATCTGTCGTTTCGGGTCGGCGGCCGCGTCGCCGAGCGGTTTGTCGATGTCGGCCAGCATGTCGACCAGGGCGCGGTGCTGGCCCGCATCGATCCACAGGAACAGGAATCCGATCTGCGCTCCGCACAAGCCGATCTCGATGCGGCGCAGGCGCAGTTGACCCAGTCCGCCGCCGCCTTCCAGCGGCAGAAGACGCTGCTCGCCCAAGGCTTCACCACCAGGCGCGATTATGACGCCGCCGACCAGGCGATGAAGGTGGCACAAGGCAGCGTCGATGCCGCGCAGAGCGCATTCGCCAATGCCCAGCAAAACCTCTCCTTCACCGAGCTCAAGGCGGGCGCGCCCGGCGTCATCACCGCCCGCCAGGTCGAAACCGGCCAGGTGGTGCAAGCGGCGCAAGCCGTCTTCACCGTCGCCGAGGACGGAGACCGTGACGCCGTGTTCAACGTGCAGGAGACGCTGGTCGCCAGGACGCCGGCCTCGCCGGCGGTGACGATCACGCTGTTGGCTGATCCGCAGGTCCGGGCAACAGGCAAGGTGCGCGAAATCTCGCCGGTGGTAGACCAGGCCTCCGGTTCGATCCGGGTCAGGGTCGGCATTCCCGACACGCCGGCCGGCATGCCGCTAGGGGCGGCCGTGATCGGCTCGGTCAGCGCCAAGCCGGCGAAGGCGATCCTGTTGCCCTGGCAGGCACTGACGTCCAGTGCCGGCAGGCCGGCCGTCTGGATTGTCGACCCCGCGACCAAGGCAGTGTCGACGACGCCGATCGAGGTGCTGGCCTTCGATTCAGGCACGGTCGTCGTCGCCAGCGGTCTGAACGAAGGCCAGAGTGTCGTTACCGCGGGCGGGCAGTTACTCAGTCCCGGCCAGACGGTGGAGATATCGGGGGCGGGCCAATGAACCGGCTGCCACGAATTGTGCTCGGCCTGTTCGCGCTTGGCGCGCTCGCCGCCTGCTCGAAATCCGAAGAAAAGCCGCCGGAGATCATCCGGCCGGTGCTTTCGGTGGTGGTCGAGCCGCGCACGATCGAGACCTTCGGCTTCGCCGGCTCGGTCGAGCCGCAGGTCAGCGCCGACCTTGCCTTCCGTCTGCTTGGCCGGGTCGTCTCGCGCGACGTCAAGGTCGGCGACCTCGTCACCAAGGGCACGACGATCGCCGCGCTCGACCCGACCGCGCTGGAGCTGGCGGTGCAAGCGGCCAAGGCAGAGCTCTCCAATGCCGAGGCACAGTTCGCCAACGCCGCGGCGAGCGAGGAGCGCCAGCGCCAGCTGCTAGCCTCGGCCAACGCTTCGCAGGCCGTCTTCGATGCCGCGCAGCAGGCACGCGAGGCTGCGGAAGCCAGCGTCGAGCGAGCCAGGGCTTCGCTGGCCAAATCGCAGGAACAGCTTGGCTATGCCAGGCTGTTCTCCGACTTCGACGGCGTCGTCACCGCGGTCGGCGCCGAGGTCGGGCAGACGGTCTCGGCAGGCCAGACAGTCGTCACCGTGGCGCGCTCCGACCTGCGCGAAGCGGTGATCGACATTCCCGACCAGCTGATCGGCGATCTCACCGCCGGCACGCCGTTCCAGGTCATCCTGCAATCGCTGCCGACGATCCACACCGAGGCCAAGCTGCGCGAGATCGCGCCACAGGCGGAGGGGTCGACGCGCACCCGGCGCGTGCGGCTGACGCTCACCGATCCGCCGCAGGCCTTCAGGCTCGGCTCGACGATAACGGCGACCCGCGTGACCAAGGTGGCGCCAACGATCGAACTGCCGATGTCGGCGTTGTTCGAAAAGAACGGTTCCGACAAAGTCTGGATCGTCGACCCGCGGACGTCGAGCGTGAGCACGCGCGACATCAAGATCGCTTCCAGGAATGGCGGCACCTTCACGGTGGCCGAGGGACTTGAGGCCGGCATGCGCGTGGTCACCGCGGGCGTCCATAGCCTGAGCCAAGGCCAGAAGGTTAGAGTGCCGGAGGGCG
It encodes:
- a CDS encoding (2Fe-2S)-binding protein, producing the protein MLICHCNIITEREIEQTIIGLLDQDPWQLIVPAKIYHSMQKRGRCCGCFPNVVETIIRVTENYHARSEASGVDVVSHLDRVRGLRIQYGSRTHEGRKSDHRAA
- a CDS encoding DUF1513 domain-containing protein; protein product: MKTPLIDRRDFLRAAGIGFAVAMTPSAWARTLAADAVFATAFVKRDGSFGAAVLSEAGKVLHAIDLPDRGHDVTFDPISKRSVVFARQPGTFAVVFDHSGRDAPLTIASVTGRHFFGHGVFSPDGALLYATENDFDNAAGVVGIYDARAKFIRIGEFPTYGMGPHELLLLGDGRTIAVANGGIETHPDYGRAELNIATMKPSYVLIDRVTGDLIEKHELAASLHQLSIRHMDTDQAGTIWFGCQYRGPGTDRPLLVGRAARGKDLQLLDMSPDVLSGFRNYIGSVAANPLAGTVAVSSPEGNSLAVIDVASGRVVSTSALVEVCGLAPDGSGFMATTGAGEIIEGSGVTRSEPDYVWDNHMLRIEQV
- the bfr gene encoding bacterioferritin, which encodes MKGESQIIERLNEALFLELGAVNQYWVHFRLLEDWGYTKLAKKERAESIEEMHHADKLIARIIFLEGHPNLQSVAPLRIGQNVKEVLESDLAGEYDARTAYKRSREICHEVGDYVTMKLFEDLLADEEGHIDFLETQLDLLASIGEEKYGQLNADSANEAE
- a CDS encoding di-heme oxidoreductase family protein, which translates into the protein MRRLLEFLRRSRRAAGSPLLPKRPAGPACRRSTILVLALTSSAIAGDLQPAGLATTRGDLDVRDQTRVTAVTRPTTDFSKPEPFELMQGGAGTSEKDVSRDAFSQSSANITFEEEGTFKLGNALFRKNWVSSPSSTQASDGLGPLFNERACQNCHLKDGRGRPPQGDTGTTSMFLRLARDAGSAEEKAAIANRQRLNFPDPVYGTQLQELAVPGLRGEGRMRVDYQERKVELTDGTVVSLRKPDYSVTDLAYGPLDPHTTLSPRLTPPMIGLGLIEQIAPADILSHADPDDRDNDGISGRPNIVLDGPSGELTLGRFGWKAQTASIRQQAADAFAGDIGISTPEEPRHWGDCTAAQAECLAMPNGVQARLGPVEAPTPVMDLVTFYSQNLAVPARRDLAAPDVLAGKKVFYAIGCVSCHTPKFVTRRDAPNKAQAFQLVWPYSDFLLHDMGPGLADGQAVGDATGSEWRTPPLWGIGLTETVNGNSFFLHDGRARSLTEAILWHGGEAQKARDRFTAANAAERDALLKFLESL
- a CDS encoding imelysin family protein; amino-acid sequence: MLKRSALVLVLPLVLLGVFPASAAVKASDIIQQAIDGFVRPAYADLHQHAETLTKAMQKLCKAPSQGELDAARTEFSATVHAWSSAEIIGFGPIKENNRLERMLFWPDRKSIGLKQVQAALSDKDPAATDPAQLAGKSVAMQGLGALEFVLFGDGADALTGKDDPYRCAYGAAVAGNIETMAGEVSAAWNKPDGFAALWSNPGPQNALYRDGNEAVTELVGVFINELEMVRDVRLKGFLGGKPEADKPKQAIYWRSQNTTNSLAGNLAGIDALFQASKLGDALSPDARWIAESIHIQLVNGVATAKSVSGPIDKALADPALREKLEHFALITSSLSTLIGTRLTAEFGLTAGFSSLDGD
- a CDS encoding GNAT family N-acetyltransferase; protein product: MRIPFLQPRRRDYALEPLRITDSPAVSLLHREDFVRPWTDGEFAALLGQDTVFGYAARETGQGAKPPVGFVLARLAAGEGEILTVAVARSHRRQGLGWQLMDAVLRELHVQRAEALFLEVDETNVAAIALYRRLGFREVGKRPDYYKSPDRGPTGALVMRRDLR
- the tsaB gene encoding tRNA (adenosine(37)-N6)-threonylcarbamoyltransferase complex dimerization subunit type 1 TsaB, which codes for MKVLAIDCAASLCAACVYDAAAGRELGRVVLDLGKGHAEHLMAVIAEALKAGATDYPGLGAIAVSVGPGSFTGLRVGVSTARGLALALKIPAIGVTTLEALAAEAAAAFPGRAVLAALDAGREEIHAALYDEMSGLAYGPAVTTLSEATALAVENLAVLAGTAAVQIAASAGRISDIGPRTATADIITYARLAVAKGEGERPKPLYLRGADAKPQAGFILSRQQN
- a CDS encoding imelysin family protein gives rise to the protein MTARYGGRLAAIGATALLTAAVFVLPAKAETDAKSVIKTYSDIALAKYEDSLTTAQALDKAVDALLANPSADTLKAARDAWKASRVPYQQTEVYRFGNKIVDDWEGKVNSWPLDEGLIDYVAKSYGTESDANSLYTANVIANKEIEINGKKVDASKLSPEFLSGTLQEAGGIEANVATGYHAIEFLLWGQDLHGTGPGAGERPYTDYDLKNCTGGNCDRRAEYLKSASTLLVSDLQEMVGNWKEDGAARKALIDEEPNTAISVIFTGMGSLSYGELAGERMKLGLLLHDPEEEHDCFSDNTYNSHLYDAIGIRAAYVASYTRLDGTVVSGPSVHDMVKAADPAIDKELSDKLDVTVAKMEAIKTRAEAGEAYDQQIAEGNKEGNATVQAAIDALVDQTKSIERAVGSLKLNAIAFEGSDSLDAPDKVFK